From the genome of Lotus japonicus ecotype B-129 chromosome 6, LjGifu_v1.2, one region includes:
- the LOC130724830 gene encoding uncharacterized protein LOC130724830: MGGCGVIRDHLSRWVAGCYSGTVAGNAFRAEAKALVEVLELAWNRGLRRLICDVDCDNLVKILEDAGAIQLHSEFQVLFPIIQLLARDWHVRINSVHRDSNAVADLLARRGVVASTSGVWILDSPDHDVEYILLKDSLSIP; encoded by the coding sequence ATGGGGGGATGTGGTGTTATTCGTGACCACCTGAGTCGTTGGGTAGCGGGTTGCTACTCAGGTACAGTGGCAGGGAATGCGTTTAGAGCAGAGGCCAAGGCGCTGGTGGAGGTACTCGAACTGGCTTGGAACAGAGGATTGCGCAGACTAATTTGTGATGTTGACTGTGACAATTTAGTGAAAATTCTGGAGGATGCTGGAGCAATTCAACTTCACTCTGAATTTCAGGTTCTTTTTCCTATTATCCAGCTTTTGGCACGAGACTGGCATGTGAGGATTAATAGTGTGCACCGTGATAGCAATGCCGTGGCGGATCTGTTAGCTAGGAGAGGTGTTGTCGCTAGTACTTCTGGGGTTTGGATTCTTGACAGTCCAGACCATGATGTTGAGTACATTCTGTTGAAGGACTCTCTTTCTATTCCGtag